In Streptomyces sp. RFCAC02, the following proteins share a genomic window:
- a CDS encoding NUDIX domain-containing protein, whose product MTLATPVVDTHVILRDGDKILMSQRGGPYGYGRWHLPSGKLDAGEPLTVGAARELYEETGVTVDPDHLRQVHIVHHRQSDEIERIGVFFLATEWQGEPTNREPEKCLDLRWQSVHDLPEDVIEYPAAGLHGYLAGTMLTEHGW is encoded by the coding sequence ATGACCCTCGCAACGCCCGTCGTCGACACGCACGTGATCCTGCGGGACGGCGACAAGATCCTCATGTCGCAGCGCGGCGGCCCGTACGGATACGGACGCTGGCACCTGCCGAGCGGCAAGCTCGACGCCGGCGAACCGCTCACCGTCGGCGCGGCCCGCGAGCTGTACGAAGAGACGGGTGTCACCGTCGATCCGGATCACCTGCGGCAGGTGCACATCGTGCACCACCGGCAGTCGGACGAGATCGAGCGCATCGGCGTGTTCTTCCTCGCGACCGAATGGCAGGGAGAGCCGACCAACCGCGAGCCCGAGAAGTGTCTCGACCTGCGGTGGCAGTCGGTGCACGACCTGCCCGAGGACGTCATCGAGTACCCGGCCGCCGGTCTGCACGGCTACCTCGCGGGCACCATGCTCACGGAACACGGCTGGTAG
- a CDS encoding DUF397 domain-containing protein: MTSEPRWSKSSYSNGDACCVEVALGTDAVGTRDSKHRSRGPELWVSPDTWRAFVHATVANGFTR; the protein is encoded by the coding sequence ATGACGAGTGAGCCCCGCTGGTCGAAATCGAGCTACAGCAACGGTGATGCTTGCTGCGTCGAGGTGGCGCTCGGCACCGATGCAGTAGGCACACGCGACTCGAAGCACCGCTCACGCGGCCCCGAGCTGTGGGTCTCCCCCGACACCTGGCGCGCGTTCGTCCACGCGACCGTGGCCAACGGCTTCACACGCTGA
- a CDS encoding type II toxin-antitoxin system prevent-host-death family antitoxin translates to MSDAPDALLPDEVDESELPALLTRLLDRAADGGATVVTRGGVPIGAIVSMKDYQVAEEAVDEALATRTYEDDGTRYTLAEVCSDDEGDDR, encoded by the coding sequence ATGTCTGATGCGCCTGACGCCCTGCTCCCGGACGAGGTTGACGAGTCCGAGCTTCCTGCTCTCCTCACCCGCCTGCTGGACCGCGCGGCCGATGGCGGCGCGACGGTGGTCACCCGTGGCGGAGTGCCGATCGGGGCCATCGTGTCGATGAAGGACTACCAGGTGGCAGAGGAAGCCGTCGATGAGGCCCTGGCCACACGGACCTACGAGGACGACGGCACCCGCTACACCCTCGCCGAAGTGTGCAGTGACGACGAGGGCGACGACAGGTGA
- a CDS encoding type II toxin-antitoxin system RelE/ParE family toxin, whose product MPNANCAASTARRKRIKSALERLAIDPYAPGMDVKKLSGREEEYRLRVLVTVIDVGHRRNVHR is encoded by the coding sequence GTGCCAAACGCCAACTGCGCGGCCTCGACGGCGAGGCGAAAACGCATCAAGTCGGCCCTGGAGCGGCTGGCCATCGACCCGTACGCACCCGGCATGGACGTGAAGAAGCTCAGTGGCCGCGAGGAGGAGTACCGGCTGCGGGTACTGGTCACAGTGATCGACGTCGGCCACCGCCGAAACGTCCACCGCTGA
- a CDS encoding methyltransferase domain-containing protein gives MSKNQEAVEEHRDTEALLALLDAADRMPSAARLRARSYELLSLVPDSTVVDVGCGAGRAVAELAERGVHAVGVDPDRWMLAAARERWSAAEFHEAGAEELPFADGSVRGYRADKVFHVLQEPGRAVAEARRVLCPGGRIVLVGQDWDAIMVDSDDAALTRTIVHARADLLGAPRAGRQYRNLLLDGGFDDVTVEVHTSVFTDPAMLSLLTRLAEPACASGAVGRDQADAWLAEQRRRAETDRLLIAMPFFVASASAPADETGFSGGRFGGGRRRSL, from the coding sequence ATGTCCAAGAACCAGGAAGCGGTGGAAGAGCACCGCGACACCGAGGCCCTGCTGGCACTCCTCGACGCGGCGGACCGGATGCCGAGCGCCGCCCGGCTGCGGGCCCGCTCCTACGAACTGCTGTCTCTCGTCCCGGACTCGACCGTCGTGGACGTCGGCTGCGGCGCCGGACGCGCCGTCGCCGAGCTGGCCGAACGCGGGGTCCACGCGGTGGGCGTGGACCCCGACCGGTGGATGCTGGCCGCGGCCCGGGAACGCTGGTCGGCGGCCGAGTTCCACGAGGCGGGGGCGGAGGAACTGCCGTTCGCCGACGGAAGCGTGCGCGGCTACCGTGCCGACAAGGTCTTCCACGTGCTCCAGGAGCCGGGGCGCGCGGTGGCGGAGGCGCGGCGCGTCCTGTGCCCGGGCGGCAGGATCGTCCTGGTCGGGCAGGACTGGGACGCCATCATGGTCGACTCGGACGACGCGGCGCTCACCCGTACGATCGTGCACGCCCGCGCCGACCTCCTGGGCGCGCCCCGCGCCGGCCGCCAGTACCGCAACCTGCTGCTCGACGGCGGCTTCGACGACGTCACCGTCGAGGTGCACACCAGCGTGTTCACCGACCCCGCGATGCTGTCGCTGCTCACCAGGCTCGCCGAACCGGCCTGCGCCAGCGGCGCCGTCGGCCGTGACCAGGCCGACGCGTGGCTCGCGGAGCAACGCCGCCGCGCCGAGACCGACCGCCTTCTCATCGCCATGCCGTTCTTCGTGGCCTCCGCCTCCGCACCGGCCGACGAGACAGGGTTCAGCGGTGGACGTTTCGGCGGTGGCCGACGTCGATCACTGTGA
- a CDS encoding MerR family transcriptional regulator has translation MKSSDDSGAGTMSIGVLAERFGLATHVLRHWESMGLLHPGRDTGGRRRYGADDLTRVATILMLKEAGLGLDAIRNLSGTVDRDTRHAILRAEAEELRSRIAAARASLELIERGLGCAYKDVTQCPNYQRLITERVGSHVPARGGEPPASRDDRADPARAGRAAHGCDRRRPGVR, from the coding sequence ATGAAGTCAAGCGACGACAGCGGCGCCGGCACGATGAGCATCGGCGTGCTCGCGGAACGGTTCGGCCTTGCCACGCACGTCCTGCGGCACTGGGAGTCGATGGGCCTGCTGCACCCCGGACGGGACACGGGCGGGCGCCGCCGCTACGGTGCGGACGACCTCACCCGCGTGGCGACGATCCTCATGCTGAAGGAGGCCGGCCTCGGCCTGGACGCCATCAGGAACCTGTCCGGCACCGTGGATCGCGACACCCGGCACGCGATCCTGCGCGCCGAGGCCGAGGAGCTGCGGTCGAGGATCGCCGCGGCCCGGGCCTCCCTGGAACTCATCGAGCGCGGCCTGGGCTGCGCGTACAAGGACGTCACCCAATGCCCGAACTACCAGCGGCTCATCACCGAGCGGGTCGGCTCCCACGTGCCGGCGCGAGGCGGGGAGCCGCCTGCTTCGCGGGACGACCGAGCAGACCCCGCCCGGGCCGGGCGAGCAGCGCACGGCTGTGACCGGCGACGGCCGGGAGTTCGCTGA
- a CDS encoding sporulation protein, which yields MTRSPNTALATLITASGTSHKALAHRVNQLAARAGRPTAYKHTSVRTWLDGMVPRPPVPALLAQALGERLGRAVDIAEIGMAAPGPAGTCGLELPRDPADARRVASAFWRDMHRRAFGRAFAVAAYTLPVTRWLVHPASAAPADGGGRRVGQQDLAELWEQAEQARQWDARYGGGSWRSSQVVDCLTNRAAPLLAGRATQQIADGLYSAAAELSRLAGWAAFDAGEHALAQRHFVQALSLARAGGNAGLGAYVLATMALQTMRRGFPNEAIDMAQGAAERAGHDAAPRVLAFARLIEARAAARVGDERSAARALSTCERLLDTARDRESPTYIAYFGPARMASDAVEIYRDLGKPHVAAGWDAQCAMPSGHTRAVGLRLSVTATAHLQARDLDQGIAVARRAVDILAGVTSDRAREYIGDIHTALTPWAREPRVQAWQTYARHRLNGGTPT from the coding sequence GTGACCCGTTCGCCCAACACGGCACTGGCCACGCTCATCACCGCGTCCGGCACCAGCCACAAGGCTCTGGCGCACCGCGTGAACCAGCTCGCCGCACGCGCCGGCCGCCCGACCGCCTACAAGCACACGAGCGTCAGGACCTGGCTCGACGGGATGGTCCCGCGTCCGCCCGTCCCGGCCCTGCTGGCCCAGGCGCTGGGGGAACGGCTCGGCCGCGCGGTCGACATCGCCGAGATCGGCATGGCCGCACCCGGCCCGGCCGGCACCTGCGGGCTGGAGCTGCCCCGTGATCCCGCCGACGCCCGACGTGTGGCGTCCGCCTTCTGGAGAGACATGCACCGCCGCGCATTCGGACGGGCCTTCGCCGTCGCCGCCTACACCCTGCCGGTCACCCGCTGGCTGGTCCACCCCGCCAGTGCCGCCCCGGCCGACGGCGGCGGCCGGCGCGTCGGGCAGCAGGACCTCGCCGAGTTGTGGGAGCAGGCGGAACAGGCCCGGCAGTGGGACGCCCGCTACGGCGGCGGTTCCTGGCGCAGCAGCCAGGTCGTGGACTGCCTGACCAACCGCGCCGCGCCCCTCCTCGCCGGGCGGGCCACCCAGCAGATCGCCGACGGCCTGTACTCCGCCGCCGCCGAACTGTCCCGCCTCGCGGGCTGGGCGGCGTTCGACGCGGGCGAACACGCCCTCGCGCAGCGGCACTTCGTCCAGGCCCTGAGCCTGGCGCGGGCCGGCGGCAACGCCGGGCTCGGCGCGTACGTCCTGGCCACCATGGCCCTGCAGACCATGCGCCGCGGCTTCCCGAACGAGGCCATCGACATGGCCCAGGGCGCCGCCGAACGAGCGGGCCACGACGCCGCACCACGGGTGCTGGCCTTCGCCCGGCTGATCGAGGCGCGTGCCGCCGCCCGCGTCGGCGACGAACGGTCGGCGGCGCGGGCGCTGTCCACCTGCGAACGGCTCCTGGACACCGCGCGCGACCGGGAGAGTCCCACGTACATCGCCTACTTCGGCCCCGCCCGCATGGCGAGCGACGCGGTCGAGATCTACCGGGACCTCGGAAAGCCGCACGTCGCGGCCGGGTGGGACGCCCAGTGCGCCATGCCGTCCGGACACACCAGGGCGGTCGGGCTGCGGCTGTCCGTCACGGCGACCGCGCACCTGCAGGCGAGGGACCTCGACCAGGGCATCGCCGTCGCCCGCCGCGCGGTCGACATCCTGGCCGGTGTCACGTCCGACCGTGCACGCGAGTACATCGGGGACATCCACACGGCCCTGACCCCCTGGGCACGGGAACCCCGGGTGCAGGCATGGCAGACGTACGCCCGCCACCGGCTGAACGGCGGCACGCCGACCTGA
- a CDS encoding YdcF family protein — MRRTTRWVVAGIAVLAWGEWLNRRWSRTLVGSGEGPADVVVVLGYRNPGATANVINRWRVRAGIRSIAADDGRGARLVLSGGAVGGGTPEAELMARYARSLAFDGVVTLEDRSRTTWENVTNVIPMLEDADRIAFASQPAHALKARAYLRRQRPDLAGRLVRADDYRPGEWLVAKPLLALYGLWTLRGLSRDERQRSA, encoded by the coding sequence ATGCGGCGGACGACGCGGTGGGTAGTGGCCGGGATCGCGGTCCTGGCGTGGGGTGAGTGGCTGAACCGGCGGTGGTCCCGGACGCTCGTGGGGAGCGGCGAGGGGCCTGCCGACGTCGTGGTCGTGCTGGGGTACCGCAATCCCGGAGCCACGGCGAACGTCATCAACCGCTGGCGGGTCCGCGCGGGCATCCGCTCCATCGCCGCTGACGACGGGCGCGGCGCACGGCTCGTCCTCAGCGGCGGCGCGGTCGGCGGCGGTACCCCGGAGGCCGAGCTGATGGCCCGGTACGCGAGGTCGCTCGCGTTCGACGGCGTGGTGACGCTGGAGGACCGGAGCCGGACGACGTGGGAGAACGTCACGAACGTGATTCCGATGCTGGAGGACGCCGACCGCATCGCCTTCGCGTCCCAGCCCGCCCACGCGCTCAAGGCCCGCGCGTACCTGCGCCGACAGCGCCCGGACCTCGCGGGGAGGCTCGTCCGCGCCGACGACTACCGCCCCGGCGAATGGCTGGTGGCGAAGCCGCTGCTGGCGCTGTACGGCCTGTGGACGCTCCGGGGGCTCAGCAGGGACGAACGGCAACGCTCGGCGTAG
- a CDS encoding antibiotic biosynthesis monooxygenase, whose product MSNQLPDLARPDAGTTLVSEWIVDTPDRQDRAARALLQEWDELSARLRPEAFLRLSCFASADGRVLLSVAQWTSDEAHLAWIREHRAEMISRIDREIPGIRRPGLVRFRLAHTVTPDGAGDDTTDLVVVERAEGAPGSVAEAWAGSTADRLRTAPPPGMGTAHVLVSKDGARGLLYAPVTRAEGFPGALPHRLIGAVAGPGDDGA is encoded by the coding sequence ATGTCGAATCAGCTCCCGGACCTGGCCCGGCCCGACGCCGGGACCACACTGGTCAGCGAATGGATCGTGGACACGCCGGACCGCCAGGACCGGGCGGCCCGCGCACTCCTCCAGGAGTGGGACGAGCTGTCGGCCAGGCTCCGCCCCGAAGCCTTCCTGCGGCTCAGTTGCTTCGCGAGCGCGGACGGGCGGGTGCTGCTCAGTGTCGCGCAGTGGACCAGCGACGAAGCCCACCTCGCCTGGATCCGGGAACACCGGGCCGAGATGATCAGCCGCATCGACCGGGAGATCCCGGGCATCCGGCGTCCCGGCCTGGTCCGCTTCCGGCTGGCGCACACGGTCACGCCCGACGGTGCGGGTGACGACACGACCGACCTGGTCGTCGTCGAGCGCGCCGAGGGCGCGCCGGGGTCCGTCGCCGAGGCATGGGCCGGGAGCACCGCCGACCGGCTGCGGACGGCACCGCCTCCCGGCATGGGCACCGCGCACGTCCTCGTGAGCAAGGACGGCGCCCGCGGCCTGCTCTACGCTCCGGTGACGCGCGCGGAGGGCTTTCCCGGCGCGCTGCCCCATCGGCTGATCGGCGCCGTCGCGGGGCCGGGCGACGACGGCGCATGA
- a CDS encoding sporulation protein translates to MFTRMRARSGGGPVDVDTQVLAGVVRPGDTVPGQVVVRGGRSGTEIQGFTFDVLASWPAAPGVEAGEDEINRAHADGPFTIPKGEEAVVPFTVRLPWATPFTEVAGRALGIVLELRTGVDDSVPRAGSDEDLLHVSPLPLHEAILDAFAGHGYTCEAGRLVEEWIPDVDQPYDFYQLLDLRDRTTDGAGTDLELVFLTNAVGCEILLRRAGHGVRYWDEKPPAGRFVAAHHDLDSTDWNRRVGDWLGRVKAL, encoded by the coding sequence ATGTTCACTCGAATGCGCGCGCGGTCCGGCGGCGGCCCGGTGGATGTCGACACCCAGGTGCTCGCCGGGGTCGTCCGTCCCGGGGACACGGTGCCCGGCCAGGTGGTCGTCCGGGGCGGACGGTCCGGCACGGAGATCCAGGGGTTCACCTTCGACGTGCTCGCGTCATGGCCCGCCGCCCCCGGTGTGGAGGCCGGGGAGGACGAGATCAACCGCGCCCACGCCGACGGCCCCTTCACGATCCCGAAGGGCGAGGAGGCCGTCGTGCCGTTCACGGTCCGGCTGCCGTGGGCGACTCCGTTCACCGAGGTGGCGGGGCGCGCCCTGGGGATCGTCCTGGAACTGCGGACCGGCGTGGACGACAGCGTGCCGAGGGCCGGTTCGGACGAGGACCTGCTGCACGTCTCGCCCCTGCCGCTCCACGAGGCGATCCTCGACGCCTTCGCCGGCCACGGATACACCTGCGAGGCGGGGCGTCTGGTGGAGGAGTGGATCCCGGACGTCGACCAGCCGTACGACTTCTACCAACTGCTCGACCTGCGGGACCGTACGACGGACGGGGCCGGCACGGACCTCGAACTCGTCTTCCTCACCAACGCGGTCGGCTGCGAGATCCTGCTGCGGCGCGCCGGCCACGGCGTCCGGTACTGGGACGAGAAGCCGCCGGCCGGCCGTTTCGTCGCGGCGCACCACGATCTCGACAGCACCGACTGGAATCGTCGGGTGGGCGATTGGCTGGGCCGGGTGAAGGCGCTCTGA
- a CDS encoding methyltransferase — MTPAFPAVGETAAATPDFVSLTNSLCDAQTLLSALELDLFTALRSSGPADAETVRSALGLRGRGVSDWLDLLVLNGVLLRDGDKYRNTPAADQYLVRGADSYIGDVVRLRLFPALTHLTDSLRTGAPYGGEEFMSMVAGLDVLRQFANQMDHMTDSLMPHLVAAFDGWGRYGSVLDIGGCRGSVVAGILAAHPHLEGHVFDLPMMAPYLDEKRAERGLDGRLTFHPGDFLTDDLPPADIAIIGHALVNWDPGRQRALVRKAYDSVRPGGVFLVYDRMLGDAPGSTADQSLKVSLSMLVMTQGGRAYTTDELREYATGAGFDTVTFRPLGEHDTLAVCHKPA; from the coding sequence ATGACGCCTGCCTTCCCGGCCGTCGGCGAGACCGCCGCCGCCACCCCCGACTTCGTCAGCCTGACCAACTCCCTGTGCGACGCCCAGACGCTGCTCAGCGCACTGGAACTGGACCTGTTCACGGCGCTGCGTTCCTCCGGCCCCGCCGACGCGGAGACCGTGCGCTCCGCCCTCGGTCTGCGCGGCCGTGGCGTGTCGGACTGGCTCGACCTGCTGGTCCTGAACGGCGTGCTGCTGCGCGACGGGGACAAGTACCGCAACACCCCGGCCGCGGACCAGTACCTCGTGCGCGGCGCCGACTCCTACATCGGGGACGTGGTACGCCTCCGGCTGTTCCCCGCGCTCACCCACCTCACCGACTCGCTGCGCACCGGCGCACCGTACGGCGGCGAGGAGTTCATGAGCATGGTCGCGGGCCTCGACGTGCTGCGGCAGTTCGCGAACCAGATGGACCACATGACGGACTCCCTGATGCCCCACCTCGTGGCGGCGTTCGACGGCTGGGGCCGGTACGGGTCGGTCCTCGACATCGGCGGCTGCCGAGGCAGCGTCGTCGCCGGCATCCTGGCCGCCCACCCGCACCTGGAGGGCCACGTCTTCGACCTGCCGATGATGGCGCCGTACCTCGACGAGAAGAGAGCGGAGCGCGGCCTCGACGGCAGACTGACCTTCCACCCGGGCGACTTCCTCACCGACGACCTGCCACCGGCCGACATCGCGATCATCGGCCACGCGCTGGTCAACTGGGACCCCGGCAGGCAACGCGCCCTCGTGCGCAAGGCGTACGACAGCGTCAGGCCCGGCGGCGTGTTCCTGGTCTACGACCGGATGCTCGGCGACGCGCCCGGCAGCACGGCCGACCAGAGCCTGAAGGTCTCGCTCTCCATGCTGGTGATGACGCAGGGCGGCCGCGCGTACACGACGGACGAACTGCGGGAGTACGCCACCGGCGCCGGGTTCGACACCGTCACGTTCCGGCCGCTCGGGGAGCACGACACCCTCGCCGTCTGCCACAAGCCCGCCTAG
- a CDS encoding methyltransferase domain-containing protein translates to MAVSPEHEALRAGLDAAMEAAGEWPARSPWIRRAAARLPRELFAPDRLWAWDGDAYAAVERAADPRGWAARVYAGPGSAALTRIVGGLPGSSMSAPAVVADMLDALRLDPGHRVLELGTGTGWNAALLAYRAGAGRVVSVEVDPELAATARERLAAAPCPDVTVVVADGAAGCPGRGPYDRLIATYAVDTIPWAWVEQTRPGGRIVTPWGRMGHVALTVADDGRSASGRVRGLSTFMPARDRLPATGLAWNRVRGTDPARLTRPFARDTEPLRDDPHLLFALRVALPDVQVFTRSGGRAVTVGLHDGRSSWAVLDGGSGTAFVGGPRDLDEELTHAWDHWTRHDEPAFHDFGMTVTPHRQYVWRGDTGNGPYHPAADARRDTGSVAVTAHDGGVPFAQLDAQ, encoded by the coding sequence ATGGCAGTGTCGCCGGAACACGAAGCTCTGCGGGCCGGGTTGGACGCCGCCATGGAGGCGGCGGGCGAGTGGCCCGCGCGGTCCCCGTGGATCCGGCGCGCTGCGGCCCGGCTGCCCCGTGAACTCTTCGCCCCGGACCGGCTGTGGGCCTGGGACGGCGACGCCTACGCGGCCGTCGAGCGCGCCGCCGACCCGCGTGGGTGGGCGGCCCGGGTCTACGCCGGTCCCGGTTCGGCGGCCCTGACGCGGATCGTCGGCGGTCTGCCCGGCTCCAGCATGAGCGCGCCCGCCGTCGTGGCGGACATGCTGGACGCCCTCCGCCTCGACCCGGGGCACCGCGTGCTCGAACTCGGCACGGGCACCGGGTGGAACGCGGCGCTGCTGGCATACCGGGCCGGTGCCGGGCGGGTGGTCAGCGTCGAGGTCGATCCCGAACTCGCCGCCACCGCCCGGGAACGGCTCGCGGCCGCCCCCTGCCCGGACGTGACGGTCGTGGTCGCCGACGGCGCCGCCGGCTGCCCCGGCCGCGGCCCGTACGACCGGCTGATCGCCACCTACGCGGTGGACACGATCCCGTGGGCGTGGGTGGAGCAGACCCGCCCCGGGGGCCGGATCGTCACACCATGGGGCCGTATGGGACACGTCGCCCTCACGGTCGCCGACGACGGCCGTTCCGCGTCCGGACGGGTCCGCGGCCTGAGCACGTTCATGCCCGCCCGCGACCGTCTCCCGGCCACCGGGCTCGCCTGGAACCGTGTCCGTGGTACGGATCCGGCGCGGCTGACCAGGCCGTTCGCCCGGGACACGGAGCCGTTGCGCGACGACCCGCATCTGCTGTTCGCCCTCCGCGTCGCTCTGCCGGACGTACAGGTCTTCACCCGGTCGGGCGGCCGGGCGGTCACCGTGGGGCTGCACGACGGGCGCTCCTCATGGGCCGTGCTCGACGGTGGGAGCGGGACCGCCTTCGTCGGCGGCCCGAGGGACCTCGACGAAGAACTCACCCACGCCTGGGACCACTGGACCCGCCACGACGAACCCGCGTTCCACGACTTCGGCATGACCGTGACGCCGCACCGCCAGTACGTGTGGCGCGGCGACACCGGCAACGGGCCGTACCACCCGGCCGCCGATGCCCGGCGGGACACGGGTTCAGTCGCTGTCACCGCGCACGACGGCGGCGTACCGTTCGCCCAGCTTGACGCGCAGTGA
- a CDS encoding AAA family ATPase: MIVWLNGTHGAGKTTTSALVQQLLPDSRVFDAEKVGETLMDIKPGLPGTDNFQHWPPWRPLVVETARRVLDYTGGTLVMPMTVLVEAYWREISAGLDQHGIPVRHFVLHADQETLRRRIEGDTVLGPSWFRLKYLEPYAEAARTWLHAEAEVVDITHLTPAEAAQRIAEAVKN, encoded by the coding sequence ATGATCGTATGGCTCAACGGGACGCATGGCGCCGGCAAGACGACGACCAGCGCGCTCGTGCAGCAACTGCTGCCAGATTCACGGGTGTTCGACGCCGAGAAGGTCGGCGAGACCCTGATGGACATCAAGCCGGGGCTGCCCGGGACGGACAACTTCCAGCACTGGCCGCCGTGGCGGCCACTCGTGGTCGAGACCGCCCGCCGCGTCCTCGACTACACCGGCGGCACCCTCGTGATGCCGATGACCGTCCTGGTCGAGGCGTACTGGCGCGAGATCAGTGCGGGACTCGATCAGCACGGCATCCCTGTACGGCACTTCGTCCTCCACGCGGATCAGGAAACCCTCCGCCGCCGCATCGAGGGCGACACCGTTCTCGGCCCGTCCTGGTTCCGCCTCAAGTACCTCGAACCGTACGCCGAGGCCGCCCGTACCTGGCTGCACGCCGAGGCCGAGGTCGTCGACATCACACACCTCACCCCCGCCGAGGCCGCCCAGCGGATCGCCGAAGCCGTCAAGAACTGA
- a CDS encoding NUDIX hydrolase: MSFRLAAYAVCVEDGRVLLVRHVSPEGVSTWSLPGGGVEHGEDPFDAVIREVAEETGCTAVVERLLGVDSRLIPADIARAGVLHQNVGVFYRVRVTGGPLRPEPGDDVTESVWTPIPDLTGLRRSSLVDNGLALARTLPPTGHITPTPVGGLLQH; the protein is encoded by the coding sequence ATGAGCTTTCGGCTGGCGGCGTACGCCGTGTGTGTCGAGGACGGGCGCGTGCTGCTCGTCCGCCATGTGTCACCGGAGGGTGTGAGCACCTGGTCGCTGCCGGGCGGCGGGGTCGAGCACGGGGAGGACCCGTTCGACGCGGTGATCCGGGAGGTCGCCGAGGAGACCGGCTGCACGGCGGTCGTCGAACGCCTGCTGGGCGTGGACTCCCGCCTGATCCCCGCCGACATCGCGCGAGCGGGGGTCTTGCACCAGAACGTCGGCGTGTTCTACCGGGTGCGCGTCACCGGCGGCCCACTGCGCCCCGAACCGGGCGACGACGTGACCGAGTCGGTCTGGACCCCGATCCCCGACCTGACCGGCCTGCGGAGGTCATCACTGGTGGACAACGGCCTCGCACTGGCACGGACCCTCCCCCCGACCGGCCACATCACCCCCACCCCGGTGGGCGGCCTGCTCCAGCACTGA